One region of Culex pipiens pallens isolate TS chromosome 2, TS_CPP_V2, whole genome shotgun sequence genomic DNA includes:
- the LOC120417304 gene encoding beta-1,3-galactosyltransferase 5-like codes for MSASFLQRKLCTATVRVSHVILVIIILAVFVTHTIFVYSRESLEIQSIVVKDAKNHVIPTIKVATKDLYERGHFNDPVTFARICDENGASVNLLILITSAPSRQDHRMAIRQTWGHFGTRRDVGIGFMLGNSRDPATEEQLSAENHLYGDLIRGHFDDAYLNLTLKTLSMLEWTASHCSGAKYLLKTDDDMFVNVPRLLDFVGEKSGEKRTIYGRLAERWPPVRDEKSKYFVSLEEFSAARYPTFTTGPAYLLTADIIPELFSKALEMPFFKMEDVFLTGIVAEQLQIQRVGDSQFLNQRLSTIGSGRCKVKTVISIHDLKPNELYEFWKQSLDGSGCK; via the exons CGGTTTTTGTAACGCACACGATTTTCGTATACTCTCGCGAATCTCTCGAAATTCAAAGCATAGTTGTCAAAGATGCGAAAAATCACGTTATTCCTACTATTAAAGTGGCAACGAAGGACTTGTACGAGCGAGGTCACTTCAACGATCCGGTGACCTTCGCCCGAATCTGCGACGAAAATGGTGCCTCGGTAAACCTGCTGATTCTGATCACGTCGGCTCCGTCCCGCCAGGATCACCGGATGGCGATCCGTCAAACGTGGGGCCATTTCGGAACCCGGCGAGACGTCGGAATCGGCTTCATGCTGGGGAACTCGCGTGACCCGGCAACCGAGGAGCAACTATCGGCCGAGAACCACCTGTACGGCGATCTGATAAGGGGCCACTTTGACGATGCGTACCTTAATCTCACCCTGAAGACGCTGTCGATGCTCGAGTGGACGGCCAGTCACTGCTCGGGGGCAAAATATCTGCTCAAAACCGATGACGACATGTTTGTGAATGTGCCGAGGTTGCTGGACTTTGTTGGGGAGAAATCTGGTGAAAAACGGACCATTTACGGACGGTTGGCTGAACGGTGGCCACCTGTTAGGGACGAAAAGTCGAAATACTTTGTAAGCTTGGAGGAATTTAGTGCGGCAAGGTATCCAACGTTTACCACTG gACCAGCGTATCTGCTGACAGCAGACATCATCCCAGAGCTGTTCAGCAAAGCGTTGGAAATGCCATTTTTCAAGATGGAAGATGTTTTCCTGACGGGGATCGTGGCTGAGCAGTTGCAGATTCAACGGGTTGGAGACAGTCAATTTCTCAACCAGCGATTGTCAACGATCGGAAGTGGTCGATGTAAAGTGAAGACTGTTATTAGCATTCACGATCTGAAACCGAATGAATTGTACGAGTTTTGGAAGCAATCGCTGGATGGTAGTGgttgtaaataa